The following proteins are co-located in the Saccharomycodes ludwigii strain NBRC 1722 chromosome V, whole genome shotgun sequence genome:
- a CDS encoding uncharacterized protein (similar to Saccharomyces cerevisiae YJR090C | GRR1 | Glucose Repression-Resistant), whose amino-acid sequence MSKQKDNNSLIYSSANLNNHESNSFSIISTPATITSNFVCNDNVRKRTLDSDNQNSSENNVKLQKTQDDIVRTDDENLKKNANTVSFETHGEKEQDTRTKLLYQNITPSNTVTTNTTNQYAVQDRNNDIIIDQQYTLSQDLNKQFLNSLMKFSLFQNAPKAFYVSLARKLKLVIYHSQEYIVKCGEPSKSMYWIFRGSVKVTSPDGEITQATLKEGSYFGEIGILFNRPRTATVIAETKVLLGVLTSDNLNQVLPDFPIIERQIRDEAQERLAMQEMKRKAGVNNILVNVSGSTTNSSTNTVAVDTNTSNISATNISTDLGSALQANSNLTLEDIEDSISIRQFLKSLPLFTTLPADIIHGLALCVELRNYNAFEYILRKGEFGYDIYFIISGEVEVLGNASISTAGSTDVANTKNNMLSHTPNIEILLGRLGPGQYFGEMGFLQFLTSNNKSLPQRTADIRSVSTSYLLVLTGDTLRKFCDKYPFIKREMKKTAQERNLQNAKSTSFTKEDDDATEPKENVITERDINVIKGNDPIVHPIPLHHSSSGILTRNGILNNSNLSKENTTEKKEDQEAHEHLYKNVGNSLSPLSMHIGNGVLQNNKPSPISSLIEGRVSPINPINTSNIFIAPNSKNSFDSNFKLTSYPHNAHSINMVKAPVINTDKNNIINKGNNIPTTNTTTNNNGEKLPFYFKSNFTFGGGNGKCPHNTNEIPNNSTSSDKCHSPITKISPLPSSPGCPTSSTNNTNNNNNNNNNNNNNNTFVSPSTTSAVANSLGTNSTKTEAISQNILDLDPLSKNKKSPIQNMRSFFSQNQPPPINYMPRHKRVRLNSISMGRRGSSILTVGPLPDRLLLYCFQFLNLPELMKLRLVCRRWRQLLYVAPQLFLKLNLAQWKNNIDDKALIQITDFVGSRPKILDISNCYHITDEGFSYMINEIGIGGQLQVIKMASCWEISPMAIMDIAVPSIGKNLEEIDLSNCKRIHDDVIQRLIGWDAPLMKVTHISMSNSDTSYTNDANNNHLSYPYPDGCDSANKLGQPIPPYFYGNDTTAGYLSINQPVPGMEKFDNGVYGNYDNFVDNDLTATNSKNRNNIGCKKLKKLTLRHCKSLTDETLKHIVYYAFDRIEHLDLTRCTGISDNGFRFWKQPQQRAGSFNNLETLILSECVFLTDDTIFSLTTCCPVLKYLNLSFCFSITDASLEVICLGLPLLEKLDVSFCGRAVSNASLLSISMHLRNLQKIWLKGCLRVTRSGVDSLLGGFAPLTFVDISQCRNAHMYQNGIMAERFQTTVPGGKKALIKIEENGGRVVEVII is encoded by the coding sequence ATGTCCAAgcaaaaagataataattctttaatatattcttcAGCTAATTTGAATAATCATGAAAGCAACTCTTTTTCTATAATATCTACCCCAGCAACCATCACCAGTAACTTTGTTTGTAATGATAATGTAAGGAAAAGAACTCTAGATAGCGACAATCAAAATAGTTCAGAAAATAATGTCAAGTTGCAAAAAACTCAAGATGATATTGTTCGCACCGATgatgaaaatttaaaaaaaaatgctaatACTGTATCTTTTGAAACTCATGGGGAAAAAGAACAAGATACAAGAACGAAACTTctttatcaaaatataacaCCTTCTAATACCGTAACAACTAATACTACCAATCAATATGCAGTCCAGGACAGAAACAATGACATAATTATAGATCAACAATATACATTAAGCCAAGATTTGAACAAACAATTTCTAAACAGTTTGATGAAGTTTTCCCTTTTCCAAAATGCCCCAAAAGCATTCTATGTTTCACTAGCACgcaaattaaaattggtaATTTACCATTCTCAAGAATATATTGTGAAATGTGGAGAACCTTCCAAATCTATGTATTGGATATTTAGAGGTTCAGTTAAGGTAACGTCTCCGGATGGCGAAATAACACAAGCTACTTTAAAAGAAGGTTCTTATTTTGGTGAAATAggtattttgtttaatagaCCGAGAACTGCAACTGTTATCGCTGAGACTAAAGTTTTATTGGGTGTTTTAACTTCTGACAATTTAAACCAAGTTTTACCTGATTTCCCCATCATAGAAAGACAGATCAGAGATGAAGCACAGGAAAGATTGGCCATGCAAGagatgaaaagaaaagctgGTGTAAACAATATACTGGTAAATGTTTCTGGAAGTACAACCAACTCCTCCACCAATACTGTTGCTGTAGATACCAATACTAGTAACATTTCTGCTACTAACATATCTACTGATTTGGGGAGTGCTTTACAAGCCAACTCCAACTTGACTTTGGAAGACATTGAGGATTCTATTTCCATCAGacaatttttgaaaagctTACCATTATTTACCACCCTACCTGCAGATATCATTCATGGGTTGGCTCTTTGTGTTGAATTAAGAAACTACAATGCatttgaatatattttaagaAAAGGTGAATTTGGTTACGATATTTACTTTATAATAAGCGGAGAAGTTGAAGTGTTGGGAAATGCTTCTATATCAACTGCCGGGTCCACTGATGTTGctaatacaaaaaataatatgcTATCACATACACCTAACATAGAGATATTACTGGGTAGATTAGGTCCGGGCCAATATTTTGGTGAAATGGgatttttacaatttttaacCAGTAACAATAAGTCACTTCCTCAACGAACCGCTGACATTCGGTCGGTTTCCACTTCATATTTATTAGTTTTAACTGGAGACACTTTGAGAAAGTTTTGTGATAAATATCcgtttattaaaagagaaatgaaaaaaacagCACAAGAGAgaaatttacaaaatgcAAAATCTACTTCTTTTACcaaagaagatgatgatgctACTGAGCCAAAAGAGAATGTTATTACGGAACGGGACATCAATGTAATAAAGGGAAATGATCCTATAGTACATCCCATTCCATTACATCATTCAAGTAGTGGCATCCTTACCAGAAATggtattttaaataattcaaatttGAGCAAGGAAAATACTAccgaaaaaaaagaggacCAAGAGGCTCATGAACATTTGTATAAGAATGTTGGCAATTCTTTATCTCCGTTAAGTATGCATATTGGAAATGGtgttttacaaaataataaaccatCTCCAATTTCCTCCTTAATCGAGGGAAGAGTTTCACCAATAAATCCAATAAACACGtctaacatttttattgcaCCCAATAGCAAAAATTCTTTTGATTCTAATTTTAAACTGACATCTTATCCGCACAACGCCCATTCAATTAATATGGTTAAAGCTCCTGTTATTAATAcggataaaaataatataataaataaaggcAATAATATTCCTACTACTAATACCAccacaaataataatggtgaaAAACTtcccttttattttaaatctaATTTCACCTTTGGCGGTGGCAATGGTAAATGTCCGCATAATACCAATGAAATTCCCAATAACTCAACTTCATCAGATAAATGTCACTCTCCAATCACTAAAATATCACCACTGCCATCTTCTCCAGGCTGCCCTACATCTTcaactaataatactaataataataataataataataataataataataataacaatactttCGTTTCTCCCTCTACTACATCTGCAGTTGCAAACTCTTTGGGTACAAATAGCACTAAAACAGAAGCAATTTcccaaaatattttggatcTAGATCCGttatctaaaaataaaaagtctccaattcaaaatatgcggagttttttttcacaaAACCAACCCCCACCCATAAATTATATGCCTAGGCATAAGAGAGTAAGACTAAATAGTATTTCTATGGGGCGTCGTGGATCATCTATACTAACAGTGGGCCCATTACCTGATAGATTACTACTTTACtgttttcaatttctaAATCTGCCGgaattaatgaaattaaGATTAGTTTGCAGAAGATGGAGACAACTATTGTATGTAGCCCCGCAactgtttttaaaattaaacttGGCACAGtggaaaaataacattgatGACAAAGCGTTAATACAAATTACAGATTTTGTTGGTTCAAGACCTAAAATTTTGGATATATCCAATTGTTATCATATAACAGATGAGGGGTTTTCTTACATGATCAATGAAATCGGTATTGGTGGCCAGTTGCAAGTGATTAAAATGGCAAGTTGTTGGGAAATCAGTCCAATGGCTATCATGGATATTGCAGTTCCCTCAATTGGGAAAAATCTGGAAGAAATTGATTTATCTAATTGTAAAAGAATTCATGATGATGTCATCCAAAGATTAATTGGCTGGGATGCGCCACTAATGAAAGTGACTCACATTTCCATGTCAAATTCGGACACTTCATATACCAATGATGCCAACAACAATCATCTTTCTTACCCGTATCCAGACGGCTGTGATAGTGCGAATAAGTTGGGGCAACCAATTCCGCCATACTTTTATGGAAATGATACGACTGCAGGGTATTTATCGATAAATCAACCTGTTCCAGGTAtggaaaaatttgataatGGTGTCTACGGTAATTACGATAATTTTGTTGACAATGACCTTACCGCTACAAATAGTAagaatagaaataatattggttgcaagaaattgaaaaagcTGACATTACGTCATTGTAAAAGTCTTACAGATGAAACACTAAAACACATTGTGTATTACGCCTTTGATAGAATAGAGCACTTAGATCTTACAAGGTGCACTGGCATAAGTGACAACGGGTTTAGATTTTGGAAACAACCACAGCAGCGAGCGGGTTCctttaataatttggaaACATTAATTTTGAGCGAATGTGTATTTTTAACTGATGATACTATATTCAGTCTAACGACTTGTTGTcctgttttaaaatatttgaatttatcATTTTGCTTTAGTATAACAGATGCATCGTTGGAAGTTATATGTCTAGGGTTACCACTCTTGGAAAAATTAGACGTTAGCTTCTGTGGAAGAGCTGTTAGCAATGCTTCACTTTTATCTATTTCTATGCACCTGAGAAATTTGCAAAAAATTTGGCTAAAAGGTTGTTTAAGAGTTACGAGATCTGGGGTTGATTCCTTATTAGGTGGTTTTGCTCCTTTGACATTTGTTGATATATCGCAATGTAGAAATGCACATATGTATCAAAACGGTATAATGGCTGAAAGATTTCAAACAACAGTTCCCGGTGGTAAAAAGgctttaattaaaattgaagaaaatggGGGAAGAGTCGTTGAAGTAATAATTTAG
- the TCB3 gene encoding Tcb3p (similar to Saccharomyces cerevisiae YML072C | TCB3 | Three Calcium and lipid Binding domains (TriCalBins)), protein MPNSGNNNTTTTKSNRNVADSNNHKQLDNSATSSSSGFERGHSTTNSAKLTKKDDIFVASAAKNPSEFPLPNNVGAINSVPLEKIHPDDCKNLVSRNINKYDTSISNPNETSNDQHIDAIASNKATTDSLTDFLNKHQNKQGSQYPWKAIAGFDANPNTASDSNGKGIGISINGDSSVIKSYVEEYFYADYYYNFALIIGTCYFSWLFAYLGFSWLSLMIVFFCTASVYRAEFRRFNRNYRDDLKRITIHEDLSGKVETTIWLNSFLSKFWIIYMPVLSQQVKDIVNPILKSVTPGFGIDALTLNEFTLGTKAPTIDSIKSYTKKGKDIVEMDWAFSFTPNDTSNMTANEIRAKVNPKIALGITIGKGVVSKTLSVLAEDINFAAKARITLNLSDNFPNIKIVSVSLLEPPLVDFALKPIGGDTLGLDIMSFLPGLKSFVKSMIDSNAGPMLYAPNKLDINVEEILAASAKDCLGIVAVTVSKVDHLTRSASPYISLTTESGSFNNVAPEIHTSTKKKVQESCSWNETKFLLVNSLEQKLLIKCLDAATDDADYTDKLLGETDFDLHELLQKDIFANKTVNLKKGTRSTGTLTYSIQWYPVVSVSDKSDQQQKEVTPSKSNTTTAGIEDYDEFDDDIDNGADVGVLKMTLHSIVNLSTSSSPYGILNPSVELYVEDELIKAFRTIKRTNEPSWEEIIEVLIPSRSSSVLRLSVFDNQFKTKTKICEYVGTTRDLLDHWKANDFMFHGSPSGDIRLSGIWKPVKIDSLGKANGKNKKLTTSTLGTVRLHIRDGVFSSSDLSGVGDIDPYVVVSLGREIKYRSHYFSENKTPVFNSLVYLPVLNGNETVTLSFYDYQSVGKDRYIGNYSFTVSQLLKKDSSTGRYVLFDGSKDIITCGIRTSDGISKKSLAHISLSFLPAIPVFSPSELQEVKETEKRIAEHEQKFKIEQAELREKLEKCPDDYEVVEVSDDDDELVKKLHRKEQMTLKQLLDFNSGSLSFEILNGKGFSPGSYINIVFDDISYPSFVSSRIGSSVSGLSQASGVQFIRDLKHSVATIRSTKKRVAKDNDDVIKEFTIDTMDLLEKCYSEPGVIRGSNGLSLEFRCVYVPCALTLPDSETIRDTGELKVHLVSAENVPSHDRNGKSDPFVVITIDGIKVFKSNIEKKTLNPTWNETTLITLPSRSRSRITVEVYDWDRTGSNDFLCSANLPAERIKAGHHQDWKLSLKPKGTIFIKTHFKPQYMIAKADIFSAKSAKYSNFVGAGVGAGVGAVTGVADAGVGAVTGVANIGVSGVTKGGRFLKNIATGRKSQEVQRPSMDVSNSKRASSEHKRMSVDRKRSTSRKVSTSSNDKSARMSHSKSSSSPAHRASMDYDPTVPNQEYAPVPGPDSPSKMQDGDATNKRAVSSASSFARTLAPNGTYAGTVTVLSAENLGSSVQIKVSLTQGGRLKTLHKTDKVKSNKDGVATFGDSVSFKASPEANLVFGVIVHHTFSKDTELGAAQINLNDPQIQQEGQIMIRLGKGQIMLKIDYGSNTPPVPKIPKEFK, encoded by the coding sequence atgccAAATAGTGGTAACAATAacactactaccactaaaTCCAATCGGAACGTTGCTGATAGCAATAACCATAAGCAATTGGATAATTCCGCcacttcttcctcttctggATTTGAAAGAGGTCACAGCACCACTAATAGTGCAAAGTTAACCAAGAAGGATGACATATTTGTAGCCTCTGCTGCGAAAAATCCTTCTGAATTTCCGCTTCCAAATAATGTAGGCGCTATTAATTCGGTTCCACTAGAAAAAATTCACCCCGATGATTGCAAAAATCTAGTATcaagaaatattaataaatacgATACCTCTATTTCCAATCCCAACGAAACTAGCAACGATCAACACATTGATGCAATTGCTTCGAACAAAGCAACAACTGACTCCTTGACCGATTTCTTAAATAAAcatcaaaataaacaagGTAGTCAATATCCATGGAAAGCTATTGCTGGGTTTGATGCCAATCCTAATACCGCTTCTGACAGCAATGGTAAAGGTATTGGTATCAGCATCAACGGTGATTCTTCTGTTATTAAATCATATGTTGAAGAATATTTCTATGCTGATTACTACTATAATTTCGCTCTGATTATAGGTACTTGCTATTTCTCCTGGCTTTTCGCTTATTTGGGTTTTTCATGGCTTTCATTAatgattgtttttttttgtactgCTTCTGTCTACAGAGCTGAATTCCGTCGTTTTAACAGAAATTACCGAGACGATTTAAAAAGAATCACTATCCATGAGGATTTATCTGGCAAGGTGGAAACCACCATATGGTTGAACTCTTTCTTGAGTAAGTTTTGGATTATTTATATGCCGGTTTTGTCCCAACAGGTTAAAGATATTGTCAACccaattttgaaaagtGTCACTCCAGGTTTTGGTATTGATGCGTTAACTTTAAACGAGTTTACTTTGGGTACTAAAGCTCCTACTATTGACAGTATAAAATCGTACACAAAGAAGGGCAAAGACATTGTGGAAATGGATTGGGCATTTTCTTTCACTCCAAACGACACTTCAAACATGACCGCAAATGAAATTAGAGCAAAGGTAAATCCAAAAATTGCCCTTGGTATCACCATTGGTAAGGGTGTTGTTTCTAAAACTTTGTCTGTTTTGGCTGAAGATATCAACTTTGCTGCAAAAGCTCGTATCACCTTGAACCTATCAGATAACTTTCCCAACATTAAGATTGTTTCTGTGTCCTTATTGGAACCACCATTGGTAGACTTTGCTTTGAAACCAATTGGAGGTGATACCCTAGGTTTAGATATTATGTCCTTCTTGCCAGgtttaaaaagttttgtCAAATCCATGATTGATTCTAATGCAGGACCAATGTTATACGCTCCTAACAAATTAGATATTAACGTTGAAGAAATTTTAGCTGCCAGTGCCAAAGATTGTTTGGGTATTGTTGCTGTTACAGTTTCTAAAGTTGATCACTTAACAAGATCAGCCAGTCCGTACATTTCTCTCACCACCGAATCTGGTTCGTTTAATAATGTTGCTCCGGAAATCCACACATCCACAAAGAAGAAAGTTCAGGAAAGCTGTTCTTGGAACGAAACCAAGTTTCTTTTGGTCAATTCATTGGAACAAAAATTGTTGATCAAATGTTTAGATGCTGCTACCGATGATGCCGATTACACCGACAAATTACTTGGTGAAACCGATTTTGATTTACATGAACTTTTgcaaaaagatattttcgCCAATAAAACTGTTAATTTAAAGAAAGGTACTAGGAGCACTGGTACTTTGACCTATTCAATCCAATGGTACCCAGTAGTTTCTGTCTCAGATAAGTCCGATCAACAACAGAAAGAGGTTACGCCATCAAAGTCAAACACCACTACCGCTGGTATTGAAGACTACGATGAATTTGATGACGATATTGACAATGGTGCTGATGTCGGTGTCTTGAAAATGACGCTACATAGCATTGTTAACTTAAGcacttcttcttctccatATGGTATTTTGAACCCAAGTGTCGAGTTATATGTTGAAGATGAATTGATCAAAGCTTTCAGAACTATAAAACGTACGAACGAACCATCTTGGGAAGAAATTATCGAAGTTTTAATCCCATCCCGTTCCAGTTCAGTCTTACGTTTATCTGTTTTTGATAATCAATTTAAAACGAAAACCAAGATTTGTGAATATGTTGGTACTACACGTGATTTACTCGACCATTGGAAGGCAAATGATTTTATGTTTCATGGTTCACCCTCCGGTGATATTAGATTAAGTGGTATTTGGAAACCTGTTAAAATTGATTCCTTGGGCAAGGCTAACggaaagaacaaaaaattgacCACGTCTACATTGGGGACTGTTAGATTACATATTCGTGACGGTGTTTTCTCGTCAAGCGACCTTTCTGGTGTCGGTGATATTGATCCATATGTTGTTGTTAGTTTGGGTAGAGAGATCAAGTATAGATCTCACTATTTtagtgaaaataaaactccagtttttaatagtttAGTTTATTTGCCTGTTTTGAACGGGAACGAAACCGTTACTTTGTCATTTTATGATTACCAATCTGTTGGTAAAGATAGATACATTGGCAATTACTCCTTTACTGTCTCgcaattattaaaaaaagactcTTCTACTGGCAGATATGTTTTGTTTGATGGTTCTAAGGATATTATCACTTGTGGTATCCGTACTTCTGATGGGATCTCCAAAAAAAGTTTGGCACATATTTCATTATCTTTTCTTCCAGCAATCCCTGTATTTTCGCCAAGTGAATTGCAGGAAGTGAAAGAAACTGAAAAGAGGATTGCTGAACACgaacaaaaatttaaaatagaaCAAGCTGAACTACgtgaaaaattggaaaagtGCCCAGATGATTATGAAGTTGTTGAAGTTtctgatgatgatgatgaattggttaaaaaattacaccGTAAAGAGCAGATGACTCTAAAACAGTTACTTGACTTCAATTCAGGTTCTTTgtcttttgaaattttaaacGGGAAAGGGTTTTCTCCAGGTTCTTACATAAACATTGTATTCGATGATATTTCTTATCCCTCTTTTGTTTCCAGTAGAATTGGCAGTAGTGTCTCTGGGTTATCGCAGGCTTCTGGGGTCCAGTTCATTCGTGATTTGAAACATAGTGTTGCCACGATTAGATCCACTAAGAAACGTGTCGCCAAGGACAACGATGATGTTATTAAGGAATTTACCATTGACACCATGgatttattggaaaaatgcTATTCTGAGCCGGGTGTCATCAGGGGTTCTAATGGTTTAAGTCTTGAGTTTAGATGTGTTTACGTTCCATGTGCTTTAACATTACCAGATAGCGAAACCATTCGAGATACCGGTGAGTTAAAGGTTCATCTTGTTAGTGCTGAAAACGTGCCATCTCATGATAGAAATGGTAAATCGGACCCCTTTGTTGTTATAACTATTGATGGCATTAAAGTATTTAAGagtaatattgaaaaaaagacttTGAATCCTACTTGGAATGAAACCACACTTATTACCCTTCCTTCCAGATCAAGATCGAGAATAACTGTCGAAGTATACGACTGGGATAGGACAGGTTCTAATGACTTTTTGTGTTCTGCCAATTTGCCAGCTGAGCGTATTAAAGCAGGACATCATCAGGATTGGAAGCTATCCTTGAAACCGAAAGGTAcgatatttattaaaacgCATTTTAAGCCACAATACATGATTGCAAAGgctgatattttttctgCTAAATCAGCCAAATATTCAAACTTTGTTGGTGCAGGTGTTGGTGCAGGTGTTGGTGCTGTTACTGGTGTTGCTGATGCGGGTGTCGGTGCTGTTACTGGTGTTGCCAACATTGGTGTAAGTGGTGTAACAAAAGGTGGGCGTttcttgaaaaatataGCCACTGGTAGGAAATCACAAGAAGTCCAGAGACCATCTATGGATGTGAGTAATAGCAAGAGAGCTTCAAGTGAGCACAAAAGAATGTCTGTTGACAGGAAAAGATCTACTTCCAGGAAAGTTTCTACCAGCAGTAATGATAAAAGTGCACGTATGTCGCATAGCAAATCTAGTTCTAGTCCTGCACATAGAGCCTCGATGGATTATGACCCAACCGTTCCAAATCAAGAGTATGCTCCAGTTCCAGGACCAGACTCTCCTTCCAAAATGCAAGATGGTGATGCGACTAACAAGAGAGCTGTTTCTAGTGCTAGCAGTTTTGCAAGGACTTTGGCCCCCAATGGTACTTATGCAGGCACTGTCACCGTTTTATCAGCAGAAAACCTGGGTTCCAGTGTTCAAATTAAAGTCTCCTTAACACAAGGGGGTAGATTAAAGACATTGCATAAAACGgataaagttaaaagtaataaagaTGGTGTTGCTACGTTTGGCGATTCTGTTTCCTTTAAGGCATCTCCAGAGGCAAACTTGGTGTTTGGTGTTATTGTTCATCACACTTTTAGTAAGGATACTGAACTGGGTGCCGCTCAAATTAACTTGAACGATCCTCAAATTCAACAGGAAGGTCAAATCATGATAAGACTCGGTAAGGGTCAAATTATGCTGAAAATTGATTATGGCAGTAATACACCACCAGTTCCAAAAATTCCAAAAGAgtttaaatga